Within the Scyliorhinus canicula chromosome 18, sScyCan1.1, whole genome shotgun sequence genome, the region CCAAAATATCACATCCACCAACAGCAACCAATAAAACTTTGGAGGTGGTAAAGAttctaggggtggcacggtgatgcagtcgttagcactgctgcatacagcgccgaggtcccaggttcaatcccggccctgggtcactgtccgtgtggagtttgcacattctcccagtgtctgcgtgggtttcacccccacaacccaaagatgtgcaggttaggtggattggccacgctaaattgccccttaattggaaaaaaataatttggttctcaaaatgtatttaaaaaaagattctaaTAGCATATCATACATGGGccagtgatgggcagcacggtggcacagtggttagcactgctgcctcacagcgctgaggtcccaggccctgggtcactgtccgtgtggagtttgcacattctccccgtgtttgcttgggttaggcccccacaacccaaagaaatgaattgggcactctaaagttaaaaaaaaaatacatgggCCAGTTACAGAACTTTGCAGTAATACTGATTAACATCATTTGTTTAGTTATTCTCAGAATGTGGGTGTTGCGGTCATGACAACATTTTATGCCCACCTAGTTGCCCTTTTGTGAAGGTGGCGATAGCCCTGTTGCCATGTTTTACCGCATTTCAAaaaagtgactacatttcaaaagtaccatCTTGAAGGGGGCTATGTAAATGCTTTCCATCTATCTCCCCACCCACTGTAAGTGCAACCTGAGAAAATGAACCTTTTTAGAGTCAAATGTTGCCAAGTTTGGTGACGAGAGAGTTCAGTTGCTGACCTGTGGCATTCAATGTTGGCACGACTGTGGAGTTTGTGCTGAGGGCTTGGGTCGAAGGTGTGCCAGTAGGACTAGGGGTAGAGGCCACAATGCTGGTCTGGTTGGCTGAGGTTGTCTGGGTGTCACTTGCACCCGAGGGGGCCATGGTGGTGTTTGCAACCACGCTCGTACTTTCTGAACCACTGGGGGGCACAGTTGGCGTTATGCTGGGCGCTGCTGTTGTGTTGGTAGTTGTTACACTGGATGCTTCTGTTGCATTGAAAGCTGTTACGCTGGGCGACTCTGTCGTGTTGCTGGTTGGCCTTGAGCTGGACGTTTGTGTCGTATTGTTGATCGTGGGGTCTGAGGTCGGGCTCCTGCTTTCCTCACTGGTTGACAGAGCTGGAGTGCTGGTGGTGCCTGAGGAAATAAAATCAAATTAAGAACCAACAAAGGCCTAATCCATCAAAGGGGTTGTTGGCGGCAAGATTAAGCTTTCTCCTTAACATGGCAAACACAGGTGGAGCAACAACAGcctgcatttgtatagcgcctttAACATCGTAAACCATCCCACGGTGCTTCACAGCCGTGTTAAAAGAGAACATCAAACCACTGGCACTATTAGGAGTAGGTTTAAAAGAGTTCCTTAAAGGAAATGCAGCCGCCAATTcgaacacagcaagatcccacaatcgCAAATGTGATAGTGATGTGCTGAGGTGCTGGTTAAGGGATAGGCATTGGGGAGGGGCGAGAACTCCCTTATTCTTCTTCGAGTTGTGTTTGGCAAGCGTTTTATGTCTATCGGCAAGGCctgggtttaacatctcatctgaagggTAAAGGTCAGCATTTTATTATTACTGTTCTGAcatagactacccaattcattttccccaattaaggggcaatttagtgtggtcaatccacctatcctgcacatctttgggttgtgagggcgaaaacccacgcaggacacggagaggaatgtgcaaactccgcacggacagtgacccagagccgggatcgaacctgggacctcggcgccgtgaggcagcaatgctagcccactgcgccaccgtgctgccccttactgtTCTGACATAAGGTCATCAGCCTGAAGCATCAACCCGGCTTCtccctctgcagatgctgccaggcttgctgagagATTTC harbors:
- the LOC119953767 gene encoding cell wall protein DAN4-like isoform X1, with the protein product MKARKLMGVFYLCLCIGIAYSQSTTSTPALSTSEESRSPTSDPTINNTTQTSSSRPTSNTTESPSVTAFNATEASSVTTTNTTAAPSITPTVPPSGSESTSVVANTTMAPSGASDTQTTSANQTSIVASTPSPTGTPSTQALSTNSTVVPTLNATATAVSANTKTAELTPVAGAPKPRTLGAGLIVLIVILVVILIVGVLITAVKYSNQGKPEFKRLQELPMNSLSEDAPFAQYPPK
- the LOC119953767 gene encoding cell wall protein DAN4-like isoform X2 → MKARKLMGVFYLCLCIGIAYSQSTTSTPALSTSEESRSPTSDPTINNTTQTSSSRPTSNTTESPSVTAFNATEASSVTTTNTTAAPSITPTVPPSGSESTSVVANTTMAPSGASDTQTTSANQTSIVASTPSPTGTPSTQALSTNSTVVPTLNATATAVSANTKTAELTPVAGAPKPRTLGAGLIVLIVILVVILIVGVLITAVKYSNQGKPEFKRLQELPMLK